The sequence ACTTACTGGTGTGGAGATGAACTTAGAAGTGGTTGGAAAACTTACAGATTAGAAACTAATTATTATCATTTAGATAAACAGCTTAAAACTTGCATTCACTACTTTTCATTGGCTGCACAAGCTGCACAACAAACATTAAAGTTAGTAGGAGAATCAATAACTAGTTACAATAAATTAGTGGATAAGTATTACTTAGGAGATGGCAGTAGGCCATCAATTCCCAAGTACAGAAAGTCTGGTGGTTTATTCGCAGTTACGTTCCCAAAACAAGCCTTGGCTTGTCATAATGGTTATATTTATCCCTCAATCAGTAAAGCAACAAAGCCTGAATTAATAACATCAATTAAGCTTATTTTGCCCGAATTTATTAGCTTTGATTGGATTAAAGAAGTAATTATTCGTCCTAGTCGTGGAGAGTTTTGGGTTGATTGGGTGATAGACGATGGTAAACAGCCAATTATAAATAATAAGAGTCTTAACTACAATCATGCAATTAGCATTGATCACGGTGTAAAGTTTTGGTTGTCAGCAGTTACTACCCTTGGTAAAAGTTTTATTGTTGAATCTCCACAGCTAAAAAACTGCACTCCATAAATATCGAAATCAAGTACAGCAACATAAGAAAAACAAACCTAGTAGATACTGGGACAATTACCTTGATAGAATCACAGCAAAACGCAATTTACAAGTCAGAGATGCAGTAAATAAAGCCGCTAGGTTTATCATCAATAAATGCTTAAAAGACGGTATCGGGAATTTAGTAATTGGTTGGAATGAGGGAAATAAAACCAACATTAATATTGGTAGAAACAATAATTATGAAGTTGTTTCAATGCCAACCAAAAGACTTATTGAGAGGTTAAGACAATTGTGTGAAGAATATGGTATTAGATTCCACATAACCACTGAGGAGTATACTTCTAAAGCTTCTTTTATTGATAATGATGAATTACATCAATACGGTGCAAAACCCATAGAATGGAAGCCATCAGGTAAAAGAATTAGTAGAGATGTATACCGCACAAAAGACGGTTTATTGATTCATGCAGATTTAAATGCAGCATCTAACATTCTACGAAAGGTTGCCGACCAGATTTTTATTAACTCCGGCATCGCAAAACTAGCTTTTGAAATAATTAAACGGGGTGCTTTGACACACCCCAAACGGTACGATATTTTTAGTAATCTAAAAAGGTCTTATCGCAAGCAAACAATGTCACGCAGTATGTCTTTAGACTACGGAGTGACAACTGCTTAGAATCCCAGTTTTTTTCAAAGCTGGGAGATGTCAACAATATGTAAAGCCAGAAAAACACTCATTGCAGTAAAAGTAATTGCCACTAAATTGGTGAAAAACAACAATCCACCACCTCTAGCAACCCGCAATCCATTAACCATATTGACGCTAATCGCAATCCCAAAGCCGTAGCCCACAACACACAGAGGCGGCATCAAAGCCACCG comes from Rivularia sp. PCC 7116 and encodes:
- a CDS encoding zinc ribbon domain-containing protein, with protein sequence MNKCLKDGIGNLVIGWNEGNKTNINIGRNNNYEVVSMPTKRLIERLRQLCEEYGIRFHITTEEYTSKASFIDNDELHQYGAKPIEWKPSGKRISRDVYRTKDGLLIHADLNAASNILRKVADQIFINSGIAKLAFEIIKRGALTHPKRYDIFSNLKRSYRKQTMSRSMSLDYGVTTA